The genomic stretch GACTTTTCCGGCTCTTTCCGGGTGACATCCGCGAAATCGGGGACCGTGACAAAGCGGCGTCCCGGAGAGGTGGGCTTATATTTCTTTGTGGCCATCTGCTTCCCTCCTCGACCTATACGCCTTCCAGGATCTCGATCTTATCGCCCGGGCGCAGGGTCACTATGGCTTTCTTGACCTCCGGCGTAAAGCCGACGACGTTGCGCCGGCGGCGCCGCCGGCCCTCCTGGCGGATGGTGTTGACCTTGGTCACCTTGACCTTGAAGAGCTCCTCGATCGCCTTTTTGATCTCGGTCTTGTTCGCCCGCGGGTCGACCAGGAAGGTGTACTTGTTCTCCCCCGTCAGGGACATGGACTTTTCGGTTACCATCGGGCGCCGGATGATGTCCTGGGCAAACTTCATTTTAACCTAGCGCCTCCTCGACCTTGGCCACCGCATCCCGGGTAATTACCAGGGTCGGGTGATCCAGGATATCGTAAACGTTGAGGTGCGCCGCCGCCAGGGATTTCACGCCCGGGATGTTGCGCGCCGACTTCTCGACATTGACGTCGGCCCCCGCGGTGACCACCAGCGCCTTGTCGGCCTTCAGGTTGTTCAGGATGGTCACCATCTCCCGGGTCTTGGGAGCTTCAATGGCGAGATCGTCAAGCACCACGATCCGGCCCTCGCCGGCCTTGGCCGACAGGGCGGACTTTAAGGCCAGGCGCCGCACCTTCTTGGGCACGCTGTAACTGTAATCGCGCGGGTGGGGTCCGAAAACGATCCCGCCGCCGCGCCAGATCGGCGACCGGATGCTCCCGTGCCGCGCGCGCCCGGTGCCCTTTTGCCGCCAGGGCTTGCGGCCGCCGCCGCGGACCTCCCCCCGGACCAACGTATCGTGTGTCCCGCGCCTGCGGTTGGCGAGCTGCATGACCACCATTTCGTGCAGCACGGCCTCGTTGACCGGCTGCCCGAAGATGTCGTCCTTCAGGTCAATCTCGCCTACCTGCTCGCCGCGGGTATTGTAAACCGCCACCTTGGGCACGGCAGTGCCTCCTTCCTCGTACGAATCTGCTTGAGCGCTACTGTAAGGCC from Thermoanaerobacterales bacterium encodes the following:
- the rplW gene encoding 50S ribosomal protein L23 — translated: MKFAQDIIRRPMVTEKSMSLTGENKYTFLVDPRANKTEIKKAIEELFKVKVTKVNTIRQEGRRRRRRNVVGFTPEVKKAIVTLRPGDKIEILEGV
- the rplD gene encoding 50S ribosomal protein L4, with translation MPKVAVYNTRGEQVGEIDLKDDIFGQPVNEAVLHEMVVMQLANRRRGTHDTLVRGEVRGGGRKPWRQKGTGRARHGSIRSPIWRGGGIVFGPHPRDYSYSVPKKVRRLALKSALSAKAGEGRIVVLDDLAIEAPKTREMVTILNNLKADKALVVTAGADVNVEKSARNIPGVKSLAAAHLNVYDILDHPTLVITRDAVAKVEEALG